The genome window gtcctttttaatccattttctacagcgtgttactcttggtgtctccttgtcgctcaggcaaatcatattgtctaaaaattcattttcccatcgataacgtgacatcatcagcggcaagtgcgcgctctttcagtcaattagtatatatatatatatatatatatatatatatatatatatatatatatatatatatatatatatatatatatgtatatatatatatatatatatatatatatatatatatatatatatatatatatatatacatatatatatatatatatatatatatatatatatatatatatatatatatatatatatatatatatatatatatatatatatacatatatatatgtatatatatatatgtgtatatatatatacactaccgttcaaaagtttggggtcacattgaaatgtccttatttttgaaggaaaagcactgtacttttcaatgaagataactttaaactagtcttaactttaaagaaatacactctatacattgctaatgtggtaaatgactattctagctgcaaatgtctggtttttggtgcaatatctacataggtgtatagaggcccatttccagcaactatcactccagtgttctaatggtacaatgtgtttgctcattggctcagaaggctaattgatgattagaaaacccttgtgcaatcatgttcacacatctgaaaacagtttagctcgttacagaagctacaaaactcaccttcctttgagcagattgagtttctggagcatcacatttgtggggtcaattaaacgctcaaaatggccagaaaaagagaactttcatctgaaactcgacagtctattcttgttcttagaaatgaatgctattccacaaaactgtttgggtgacaacaaacttttgaacagtagtgtatatatatatatatatatatatatatatatatatatatatatatatatatatatatatatatatatatatatatatatatgtatatatatacacatatatatatatatgtatatatatatatatatatatatatatatatatacacacagtaaatgtgtatatatatatatatatatatacgttaggtcaggaaaaaacacagagtacTCTACATAGGGATGATATAGgcgaaacaggcttgcagggatgatatagcctctgtgttttttcctgacctaacgtatattcagctctaccccgatattgagcactgtataacggataaaccacagaaaccttgactatatatatatatatatgtatatatatatatatatatatatatatatatatatatatatatatatatatatatatatatacatatatatatatatatatatatatatatatatatatatatatatatatatatatatatatatatatatatatatatatatatatatatatatatatatatatatatatatatatatatatatatatatatatatatacatacacacagctcAGCCCCCGGCCAACACTAAcctaatgcggcccccgagtcaaaaagtttggggacccctgccgtaCGACATGAAAATAATAGACTGCTGGGAGAAAATTCCATAAATGTCATGAAACAAATACTAGAAATTAAGTTGTTAATGGTCAGTGCTTCTGACAGTGTTTAGGCCTGCAGCGAGGGCGTCGCTACAAACTCCAAAAAGGTTATATTTTTACAAACGAGCGGCAAAATCCTTTTTGACCCACACACGTAGCTATACCAAGGGGAGTTGTAAACaggcataaaaaaacaacaacttatattGCTTGTGACGCAGGAGTAGAGGGACACCTATAGTACTTGGCAAAAAAACATGATATTGTGGTGCATTCTGGGACTTGTACAATATAGTATCAGTAATGCCTGCATTATAATACGGATAGATAACTGACCAGTTCACACATAAATAAATCTTTACTTCTAATGGTTAAGGACAATGTTAGAAATTATTATAAATTGCATCATAATGACTATTATcacaaattatatttttttagatgTGCCAAGACTGAATAAAGGGGCTTTTTTGTGTGACGTTGCCAAGGGTGGTAGGTGTTAGAATTACatgtaaacatatttttaatttaaagttGAAACTCTAACACTGATCATTTCCTTGTATCTCATTGCTGTTGTTGAAATGTCAAAACATTATACATTTAAATGGTCATTTTTTATGACAACGTTGGTGAACCCAGCCAAATATTAACTGGACTTGGCTCTCTAAATCTATCCAatctatatatttaaaaaacatgtttgtatACTGCACCAATAGAGATTGCAACCTGAATACCGACAAGTCTACTTGTGTACAAATATGTCACCCTGTCAGAGTTGTGTGTCAAGAAGCACGTTGGAAAAGGTTGAACAAATTTGCAGTGTCGACATTCATTGTCTTCCTGTCACTTTCCATTAATGGGAcagtgtgggtgtgtgcgtgcgtgtgagtgtgtgcgagTGTAtgggtgtgtgcgcgtgtgtgtgtttgtgtgtgtgtgtgtgtacaagtgtgttTGAGAAACCCCACAAAGAAGCTTGTTTGCACTGTAGGACCTTGGAAAGGTATTGGATTTGTGTGATGATTAAAGCGTTGCCATGGCAATGAGACAGAGGCCTCTATTACAAGCCATTGTAGCATCAACGGTTGGTATACTAAGATTAATTTCTGACAAATTGTTGCGCTAAAAGACTACTTAAAGCGGGGGTCAGCAAAGCATGGCTTTCGagccacaagcggctctttagcgccgcccaagtggctctctggagctttttcataaatgtatgaaaatggaaaaagatgaagaaaaaaacatattttagttttaacatggtttctgtaggagaacaaacatgacacaaacattcctaattgttagaaatcccactgtttacatgaAATATGCTGAGTATTTGGCGCGTGCCATTTAGTCCTAATTttggaagtccttgaacgcaccgccgTTTGTTTACACATACAACTTTCCTTgatactgccacagaaagacgtgtttcatgctgctccttctttgtctctacttgtccatcaaacgttttatgctgtgcgtgaatccacaaaggtgagctttgttgatgttattgacttgtgtggagtgctaatcagacatatttggtcactgcatgactgcaagataatcgatgctaacatgcaatTTATgctcattttatttgtagtttccatttccttcaacttgaacaaACACATCTTTAGCTTTGGTCCttctaagccagtaattaccAGGCGTTATCACTCTCTCTGAAAAGCCttcgttttagtaatgttttccaatgttgtaaaaatgtgcaaaataaatattatatttcaacatttctctcaacgaagatttgcatcagcctgcgacacaaagtcattttgatagtagtctaatagtccagattccgaactaacaaaggtcttaactcattctctttctatgccacatctatatggaatgcactcccaacaggtgtaaaagaaagggcatctctatcctccttcaaaaccgcactaaaagaacacctccaggcaactacaaccctaaacttacaccctcccttccacataatacctcttcggattgtaaataatcaaatgtaaataatcaaatgtagacactttttcttatactttctgatctctctctctatgtccactacttgctgtacatatcctaccaagtcagtcctacactgtttcaatgtccatttctctgatgatgcaattgttgatgctgattgttgatgactgaagtgttgataccaaccaaacctaacccccaccccctccatatcccacaccccggattgtaaataatgtaaataatgtaaataattcaatgtatatactctgatgattatcttgtgtgatgactgtattatgatgttagtatatatttgatagtatatatctgtatcatgaatcaatttaagtggaccccgacttaaacaagttgaaaaacttattcgggtgttaccatttagtggtcaattgtacggaatatgtacttcactgtgcaatctactaataaaagtttcaatcaatcaatcaatcaatatagctaatatagacacttacatcatgtgttgccttcatttgaacacttactgtatataaggctttacatttttggcggctccagacagattttaattttttctttttgGTCCGAttcggctctttcaacattttgggttgccgacccccgactttaaacattcatttaaaaGGGAAGTGTGAGTGCTTGCTGACTTGGTCCTCTCATGCAAATGTCCTCCCTCCCTTGTTGGGTCCCAGTCAAGCGTGGGGGGCGTGTTGGCCACAGCTGCTTCCCGTTTCTGCTAAATCACACAGCCACCATCTGGAAGATGCTGTCCCTTCACAACGCCAGTGCAGAGTGGTCCTTCACAGGCAGGTGTGGCCTTCAGTGCCCCGGACTGGGTTCCTGAGGTCGGCTGAAGTACCTGAGCCTCTCTGTCCCCACTGCTCTCTCCTCTGAGGACCAGCCTGTGTGGCTGTATACTCCTCAGGTACTGGGGCATGCATATGCTGGCGTACTGGTGTGTGACACTGTTATATGAATGTTGCTgtggtttttgtgtgtgtgtcttatttacaatacagtgcatccggaaagtatttacagcacttccttttttccccacattttgttatgttacagccttattccaaaatggaatacattcatttgtgTTCACAAAATTCAACAGACAATAacccatgatgacaatgtgaaagtgttaatattcacagcttttgctcaatacttttgTTGCAAAGAGAAATGGGCAAAGAGGATTAGGCGAAACtgctcaaagataggtgtgccaagcttgtggcatttcATTCAAAAGGACTTGATTGTCTGtcgaattttgagaacaaaaatgtatttattgtattttggaataaggctgtaacataacaaaatgtgcaaaaatggaAATGCTGTGACTACTTTCCAGACAATTGCATGAAGATTTTGCTTAATCAAGTCCTCTTTTTGGGCCAACGTTGGTTTGTGCAACTAAAGGCCGATACAGGTATACAATTACACCACCAGGGATTTTTTTTACCATAGAATCGTTGAATTATGCTATTTTGTTCTCTTATTTGTGAAAGAGCAGAAAATGGCTCGCAATCATTTTACCATACTTTTTCATAACGAGGATGTCAGTTTTGGCGCGTAACCAGCTATCactaaataaattaatgaatcaACCCTCGCGAATCCAGAGGTCCACTGGCActggccttttagctttaccaaatACTAGAATAAAGACCCATGATGAAGCtgcatttagccactatggccctcACCTGTGGAACAGTCTGCCAAAGACCCTCAGGACTGCAGAGAACAAtgatatttttttagaaaaaaaatggttaaagatagacctttttactgatcatggtaaactcttttttttcttattgtGCATTTTCTCATTTATTTatactattattctctcaatgttatgttttaattaatttataaacgtattatttagattttatttttacatatattgtataatattttcataatttttttagatggcGTTAATTTTAGTTATTGTCCAGCGTggcctatagagcgttttctattcgggctccagtactctggaatgccctcgcggtaacagttagagatgctacctcagtagaagcatttaagtcccatcttaaaactcatttgtatattctagcctttaaatcaagggtctcaaacacgcggcccgcgggccaattgcggcttgcgagacgttattttgcggcccccactttaatatgaaagtttaatgttagtgcggcccgcaagttttaaatgaatggcgctcgACAgcttgtgtgcggagctgaaagaatctaccaatcacgttgtggtatAAGGCTCTCGACAATGTCGAGGGCGTgcggtgatggcactgcctttagtgtcctctagaacctgtcaccgcatcatctttttctccatacaaacagcgtgccggcccagacacatgttgtatgaggcttctgcagtcacacgcaagttattgcaagacatacttggtcaacagccatacatgtcacactgagtgTGGTCGtatcaacaactttaacactgttacaaatatgcacaccaaacaagaatgacaaacacatttcgggagaacatcctcacctaaacacaacataaacacaacagaacaaatacccagaatcctttgcagccctaactcttccgggctacaaaccccccctccccccccccccatttcccGAATTCGGagttctcaaggttggcaagtatgcattgacgtcacttgcgtgatgcaagcagagaaacattttgccgcttttccacgacacccgccacgctcttcctccctccctccctgcctccctcgctcacccgcctgctcgctcccgcccctgttgtaaacagtccgggcggggaagacgagcggtccggtagcttccaaagcactccgcagaaggaccgagcgacaatacaaaagtgtggtgctctggaccccagcgctgatactccgacagagagtcgctgggcaaatcagacgtgtaacacgttagtggtgatgttagcccgttcggggctaattgtgctaccgtagcTCTacccactcagtggcctagtgggtagagtgtccgccctgagattggtaggttgtgagttcaaaccccggccgagtcataccaagactataaaaatgggacccattaccacctgcttggcactcagcatcaagggttggaattgggggttaaatcaccataaatgattcccgggcgcggcaccgctgctgcccactgctgcccactgctgcccactgctgcccactgctgcccactgctcctctcacctcccaggtggtgaacaaggggatgggtcaaatgcagaggacaaatttcaccacacttagtgtgtgtgtgacaatcattggtactttaactttaactttaactccactttacttttagccttaaacatgacacataatgtctgtaactttactagctcctgtaatttcaataaacccgaattaataaataatatgttagtgtgttctaagtaatctactttatgaataatctttatagctcttttctgtagttgatacagagaaagttgcggtgcacaaggaatacaatttgaaacgtcattatacaactagacatgctgaggagtatgcaaaataccagggagatgagagagtgaaccgggttgcaaattttaaaaccagtctactaaggcaacaagatttcgtcaagaaagcaagcgaaaagagcgatgcagcagtcaaagctagctacatggtgagtgagatggttgctagagcgggatagccattcaaagaaggtgaattcattaaaaagtgcatgttagatttttttttaagaaaactttTCTTGCGGcgcagcctcacccagtttctgcatccagtggcccccaggtaaattgagtttgagacccctgctttaaatagaccccccttttataccagttgatctgccgcctCTTTTCTTTTCAACTctgccccctctcctgcgtggagaggttatcaggtgaccacagatgacgcgctagctgttcaaagtccaGATCCAGTgaggaccactcctctgtgcaacagttggggacgtctttgcgctgctgacttgtctccattcaagatgatcccctgctgtccccactatgaactggactctcacattattattaactagatccactcgacatccgttgcaagggggggtccccacaaccTTGTGGTCCCctacaaggtttctcattgttccaattgggttgagttttttcttgccctgatgtgggatctgagccgaggatgttgttgtggcttttgcagccctttgagacacttatgattaagagctactgtatatgaataaactttgattgattgataaactttGAAGAGTGAAGTCTAGCTTATTAAGCATATGGAAATACAATGTCAATATTTTGTAGCAAACTGCTGACATTTATTTTGTCCTTTATCATTAAACAGTTATCGGAAAAACAAATAAATCCAGAACTATTCCCACTTATAGAAAATATTCTTTATTCATATTTTGCAAGCCTAAAACCTCCCTCCCTTTGTAATAAATTCTCTGCATACAGGAATGAGTTTAACAATTTTTTTATGCTTTGTACTGACCTAGAAGACATTTAATAAAGTACAAGTTGAACAGGAGGAGTGGCATCCTTTATTGACTATTCTACAAACACCAATCACTGTAATAAATACAAAAGAGACGGCAGGGTAAGTgttgtataaataaaaatatgagGATGGCTGGTACAAATATAAAAACACAGGTTGTAAAAGGAATGTGAAAGTGATGTGTGAGTTATCTAAACTGACATTTTTGATTCACTGTATTTTATTTACTCAACATTTTATTggacacacacatgtaaatacaATCTGAAACAAGAAAATATAAGTTGCTgcctgctttttaaaaaaaaagaaagaataactgtattgtacatacatacatacacaatttATAACACAAATATTTAGAAATTTGATGCTATTTAGAGACCTATTTTGTCTTCGCTTgaacattagtttttttaaagacatacttgaatGAGAGTAAGATTGCTTCTATGTTCAACAAACATGCACATTTTGTATAAAAGCACACTTTCCCACCTTATTttacatattgtgtgtgtgtgtgtgtgtgtgtgtgtgtgtgtgtgtgtgtgtgtgtgtgtgtgtgtgtgtgtgtgggtgtactcAGTAGCGATGCTCGCCTCGAGTTATGTGAGAGGAGAACTCGTACCGGTCTTGACTGCGATGGCCACAGAGGTTGCACTCAAAGGGGTCTCTGAAGCCGTGGCAGCCCATGTGAATGGTGTACATGACGTGGTCCAGGAAAAGAACACGGCAATGTTCACACCTGTACGCCCTCACCTGCTCTCCATCTGCCGTCATCACTTTGAAGCCCTCGGAGGCCATCTCCATGCTGGCCCGGATGGCCTCATACTGCCGCTGCTGCTCCTCCTTCACCAATGGCAGGGGGCCGTTCCGCAATCCCGAGGTGATATGGTTGGTCAGGTAGATGAGGCCGGGCGCCGCCCCGCCCGCTCGTTCCCCGTTGTTGCTCTCCGTGTCGGTGGAGTCTTGGCCGCTTTGGCTTGGAGAGCGGTCTTTCTCGCTggaggacttggacttggagagcAGAAGCAGATTCTCAGCTGCACTGTCCTTGGCTGACAGGCCGTGACCTGACCCAGAGTGGCCCTCTGGGGCGGACTTGTGCAGCGGGTACATGGGTCCCAGGCCCACGTCAGACGAGGAAGCCGGCGAGGGCTGGACCAATGGGCGGAGAGACTCTGCTCCCAGGTAGCTGATGGCGCTGTTGATGGCCTGGTCGATGACATGGGGCTGAATCAGCTGCTCTGCTGCGCCATCGTAGGAAAGGTCTGCCAGTCGCTTCTCACCTGAGGATGACAAAACGCACGTATTGTGAATCCATTCTTGTTGTTCATAATCTTACACAAGCTACTCTATTTATCAGCATACATTGGATACAGTAAGGTAACCTTATAAATGTGTATTCGTTATTAATTCATTCTgacaattaactttaaaaaaatcacactttATAACTATCCTTTTTCCAAAATATCCCATCTCAAAGTAGTATCTGTCTAAAGTTGCAAGTGAACCAAAAATGAAAGTACCAGTCTAAAGTTTGGAGACATCTTCTCTAAATAATCTtactttcttcctactccttttcagacatgttgtaaaACTACGGCCCTATGGGCAACATTTATATTTTTCCACACCATTTTTTCTAGTGCTGTCCAAGAATTGACTTttgaaatcagattaatcacacttttatatTTGGACGAATCAGAGGTGTCCCGGtccgatattgatattggattggatatcggtctgatatcagaaaaaaatgtattggatgatattggcttgcatctaaaatctccaataTAAACTctgataaaagcagtcctgctgcGTGTTTTCGTGTGCAAATCTGACAGCcttttaacatctaaatgtcctctaataagcacacaaggtcagTAtaatcttgtattttagtgaaaacATTTACAAAAGGTGAAGTTAGACTACTAAGAGCTAGCAACTACAAAAGAGCTTAGCacgcaatagcacacaagctagacatacataatacgTGTCCTTAgtttaacaatattgcagtgtaaaatatggcatttgtcaatgtaaacaagtatcaaataatttaaGTTGCATATTACAAACACATACAaaatctccaaggcagaagtgtattagaaagtatccagtaactaacgagtccacatcattcaacttactgcgtcatgaaatTAACTTCATGAACTATTTTGGCCAATAGGTGTCACTAAAAAAACTAATTATCATtcaatatatgtattttatggTTAGTGTTATTCATACCTATCAATGCTCTCCaaataatttcacttgatcaagccttttctaaaattccacactacaaaataaaaaacatgtactATGATTTGTGTGGATATGGTATTGATTAATATCAATATCAGCCAATAGTCAATGCTTcaatattgaaattgtaatggaAGTGAAATAGTTGTATCAGAACATccttattaatcatgattaattgcagGTTATCACTCGCTTGCATaaattaaattaacttaaaaaaataatccaatatttggacacaaatgcaagtcagaatgtcatccaggatttTTTTccttaatgttttattttctcaaaacttggtaaaagttttatctaaagtcccatcagggtttattttgaagttaaaTTTACA of Entelurus aequoreus isolate RoL-2023_Sb linkage group LG09, RoL_Eaeq_v1.1, whole genome shotgun sequence contains these proteins:
- the ikzf1 gene encoding DNA-binding protein Ikaros isoform X6, coding for MLGWNEEVQWRGEGLRAQLHGAAALRPSAHGAGDSWKNFILQTQGIAEYLHRMETEEAQEMAPMPGRDSPPANDAAEEAEEPMAIPEDLSAGSAHQQTNRGDKGERPFQCSQCGASFTQKGNLLRHIKLHSGEKPFKCHLCSYACRRRDALTGHLRTHSVGKPHKCAYCGRSYKQRSSLEEHKERCHNYLQCMGLQNSIYTGEKRLADLSYDGAAEQLIQPHVIDQAINSAISYLGAESLRPLVQPSPASSSDVGLGPMYPLHKSAPEGHSGSGHGLSAKDSAAENLLLLSKSKSSSEKDRSPSQSGQDSTDTESNNGERAGGAAPGLIYLTNHITSGLRNGPLPLVKEEQQRQYEAIRASMEMASEGFKVMTADGEQVRAYRCEHCRVLFLDHVMYTIHMGCHGFRDPFECNLCGHRSQDRYEFSSHITRGEHRY